One stretch of Filifactor alocis ATCC 35896 DNA includes these proteins:
- the dnaG gene encoding DNA primase — MNFDNSFIEKIKDENDIVDVVSEYVSLKGTHGNWMGLCPFHNEKTPSFSVNQNGQFYKCFGCQKSGDVISFIQEKERLEFVDAVIFLANRAMIPLPEKKEYSVEEKKVQEEKDILMRINLEAARFFRECLWKNLFALEYLEKRDLNREIILHFGLGYAPFNNDLYEKLEKFYTEDDLLKSGIFLKRDNGEITCRFKNRVMFPIFNPKGKVIAFGGRALNDSYPPKYLNSPETIIFFKKNNLYSLNFARKSIYQKDVILVEGYMDTITLHRYGFSNTVASLGTAFTEQQAELLKKNKVKNVYLCYDSDNAGRLAAKRAMDILYKQELEGKVVILDAEKDPDDYLKKYGPQKFEQCLTNALNIIDFELYLLSNDVDLEKENDKLLFVKNAVSVLKKYEEKIPNSFVLIEQALKKISFSTGISIKSLGQEMYGKYFSPNQFHNHSIEKEHVEKIEIDFHDYDKEKMLIDSIYHYGIDEYITKFSIKESDFFSEENRSLFRQLLAQKKDCFEDSFSRDGICKIEDMPTLIYSIRQDNIRRSIDILKKRQRELMQSGQCKDELIRIGIDIISLQKELKNIK; from the coding sequence ATGAATTTTGACAACAGTTTTATAGAAAAAATAAAAGATGAGAATGATATTGTGGATGTTGTTTCTGAGTATGTGTCATTGAAGGGTACACATGGAAATTGGATGGGGCTATGTCCGTTTCACAATGAAAAAACACCGTCTTTTTCTGTGAATCAGAATGGACAATTTTATAAGTGTTTCGGGTGTCAGAAGTCAGGAGATGTAATTTCTTTTATTCAAGAAAAAGAACGATTGGAATTTGTAGATGCAGTGATTTTTTTAGCTAACAGAGCAATGATTCCATTGCCTGAAAAAAAAGAATACTCTGTAGAGGAAAAGAAGGTTCAAGAAGAAAAAGATATCCTTATGAGAATTAATCTGGAGGCAGCTCGTTTTTTTAGGGAGTGTTTATGGAAGAATTTGTTTGCCTTGGAATACTTAGAAAAAAGAGATTTAAATAGAGAAATCATTCTTCACTTCGGATTAGGATATGCACCATTTAATAATGATTTATACGAAAAATTAGAAAAATTTTATACGGAAGATGATTTGTTGAAAAGTGGTATTTTCCTAAAAAGAGATAATGGAGAGATTACTTGTAGATTTAAGAATAGAGTAATGTTTCCTATTTTTAACCCTAAAGGTAAGGTGATTGCCTTTGGTGGGCGCGCTCTTAATGATTCTTATCCACCGAAGTATTTAAATTCTCCCGAAACAATCATTTTCTTTAAAAAAAATAATTTGTATTCTCTTAATTTTGCGAGGAAATCAATTTATCAAAAAGATGTTATTTTGGTAGAAGGATATATGGACACTATTACATTACATCGATATGGTTTTTCTAATACAGTAGCATCTTTAGGAACTGCTTTTACAGAACAACAAGCAGAATTGTTGAAAAAAAATAAAGTGAAAAATGTTTATCTCTGTTATGATTCTGATAATGCAGGGAGATTAGCTGCAAAACGTGCAATGGATATTTTGTACAAACAAGAATTGGAAGGAAAAGTTGTTATTTTAGACGCAGAGAAAGATCCGGATGATTATTTAAAAAAGTATGGTCCTCAAAAATTTGAACAATGTTTAACAAATGCTCTTAATATTATTGACTTTGAATTATATTTGCTGAGTAACGATGTTGATTTGGAAAAAGAAAACGATAAGTTATTATTTGTCAAAAATGCTGTTTCGGTATTAAAAAAGTATGAAGAAAAGATACCAAACAGTTTTGTTTTAATAGAGCAAGCATTAAAAAAAATATCTTTTTCCACCGGAATTTCCATTAAGTCTTTAGGGCAAGAAATGTATGGGAAGTATTTTAGTCCTAACCAATTTCATAATCATAGTATTGAGAAAGAACATGTTGAAAAAATAGAAATTGATTTTCATGATTATGATAAGGAAAAGATGTTGATAGATTCCATTTATCATTATGGAATAGACGAATATATTACTAAATTTTCAATAAAAGAATCGGATTTTTTTTCAGAAGAGAATAGAAGCTTATTCCGGCAATTGCTTGCACAAAAAAAAGATTGTTTCGAAGACAGCTTTTCGCGTGATGGTATATGTAAAATAGAAGATATGCCCACATTGATTTATAGCATACGTCAGGATAATATTCGTAGAAGTATTGATATCTTGAAAAAAAGACAACGAGAACTTATGCAGAGTGGACAATGCAAGGATGAACTGATTCGTATAGGAATTGATATCATATCCTTACAGAAAGAATTAAAAAATATAAAGTAG
- a CDS encoding SEC-C metal-binding domain-containing protein: MELFKNWQKMAYEPKNQQEYELFWNEYLPKEAEIYKYLLENKEETVTGTVSELAKKFNIDDVTFVGFIDGVNTSLNTELDVNNLTSDSKISLDLNFEKLYFNMLDAKADWLYNLEQWNDILTEEQKKTIKKEYDKTKTVVKEVKIGRNDPCVCGSGKKYKKCCGK; this comes from the coding sequence ATGGAGTTATTTAAAAATTGGCAAAAAATGGCATATGAACCGAAAAATCAACAAGAATATGAATTGTTTTGGAATGAATATTTGCCAAAAGAAGCAGAAATTTATAAGTATTTATTGGAAAATAAAGAAGAAACTGTAACTGGAACAGTTTCTGAATTGGCAAAAAAATTTAATATAGATGATGTTACTTTTGTTGGTTTTATAGATGGAGTTAATACTTCTCTAAATACAGAGCTAGATGTAAACAACTTGACTTCTGATTCTAAAATTTCATTAGATTTAAATTTTGAAAAACTATATTTTAATATGTTGGATGCCAAAGCAGATTGGTTATATAATTTGGAACAATGGAATGATATTCTTACAGAAGAACAGAAGAAAACTATCAAAAAAGAATATGATAAAACAAAAACTGTTGTAAAAGAAGTTAAAATCGGAAGAAACGATCCATGTGTTTGTGGGAGTGGAAAGAAATACAAAAAATGTTGTGGAAAGTAA
- the rpoD gene encoding RNA polymerase sigma factor RpoD — MIKEESKEKMKELLEKGKNKGTLTYMELAEILNPIAVNKDDIENIYETLNQLGIEIIDENTPKTHVNLDDIEEPEFTDEKDLEETKVEEDLSVPKGISVDDPVRMYLKEIGKISLLSAEEEIELAQKMDQGSELAKKKLVEANLRLVVSIAKRYVGRGMLFLDLIQEGNLGLIKAVEKFDYTKGFKFSTYATWWIRQAITRAIADQARTIRIPVHMVETINKLIRVQRQLLQELGREPRPEEISKVMDMSVEKIREIQKISQEPVSLETPIGEEEDSHLGDFIPDDDALAPSEAAAYSLLKEQLEEVLSTLNEREQKVLKLRFGLEDGRTRTLEEVGKEFDVTRERIRQIEAKALRKLRHPSRSKKLKDYLE; from the coding sequence ATGATTAAAGAAGAAAGTAAAGAAAAAATGAAAGAGCTTCTTGAAAAAGGAAAAAATAAAGGAACTCTGACTTATATGGAATTGGCAGAGATATTGAATCCTATTGCAGTTAATAAAGATGACATTGAAAACATTTATGAAACTCTAAATCAATTAGGGATTGAAATTATTGATGAAAATACACCTAAAACACATGTTAATTTAGATGATATAGAAGAACCGGAATTTACGGACGAAAAAGACTTAGAAGAGACTAAGGTAGAAGAAGATTTATCAGTTCCGAAAGGAATATCTGTTGATGATCCTGTCAGAATGTATTTGAAGGAAATTGGAAAGATCTCTTTACTGTCTGCAGAAGAAGAAATAGAGTTAGCACAGAAGATGGATCAAGGAAGTGAGCTTGCTAAGAAAAAATTAGTAGAAGCAAACCTACGATTGGTAGTTTCAATAGCAAAACGATATGTTGGAAGGGGAATGCTTTTTCTTGACTTAATCCAAGAAGGAAATTTAGGACTGATTAAAGCAGTAGAAAAATTTGACTATACCAAAGGATTCAAATTCTCCACCTATGCTACATGGTGGATTAGACAAGCGATTACCAGAGCAATTGCAGATCAAGCAAGAACAATAAGAATACCTGTTCATATGGTTGAAACAATCAATAAGTTAATTCGAGTTCAGAGACAATTATTGCAAGAACTTGGAAGAGAACCTAGACCGGAAGAAATTTCTAAAGTAATGGATATGAGTGTAGAGAAGATAAGAGAAATTCAAAAAATTTCTCAGGAACCGGTTTCTTTAGAGACGCCTATAGGAGAAGAAGAAGATAGCCATTTGGGAGATTTTATACCTGATGATGATGCATTGGCTCCATCTGAAGCAGCTGCATATTCTTTGTTAAAAGAACAGCTGGAAGAAGTATTATCCACATTAAATGAAAGAGAACAAAAAGTCTTGAAATTAAGATTTGGACTTGAAGATGGTAGAACCAGAACTTTAGAGGAAGTTGGAAAAGAATTTGATGTCACCAGAGAAAGAATTAGACAAATTGAAGCAAAAGCATTAAGGAAATTAAGACATCCAAGTCGCTCTAAAAAATTAAAGGACTATTTAGAATAA
- a CDS encoding class I SAM-dependent methyltransferase, giving the protein MLIVADNWKDYEILDANSGEKLERWGDIVLRRPDPQIIWNKSIDEYLWNSAHARYLRNNKGGGYWKFYKDIPDSWEIKYGNLKFSIHPTGFKHTGLFPEQAVNWDWISKKIKSSTKDVKVLNLFAYTGGASCAASNAGASEVVHVDAAKGMVRWAKENSILSGLENNKFRFLTDDVFKFIEKEIRRGNKYDAIIMDPPSYGRGPKGEIWKIENKFNELLQRIKKILTDDFLFVLINCYTTGFSNIALENIVKIEFSDMNRNIYSGQTLLPITSGDLYLPCGIYCRVE; this is encoded by the coding sequence ATCTTGATTGTAGCTGACAATTGGAAAGATTATGAGATATTAGATGCTAATTCCGGTGAAAAATTAGAGAGATGGGGAGATATTGTACTACGAAGACCTGATCCTCAAATTATATGGAACAAGTCGATTGATGAGTATTTATGGAATTCAGCACATGCAAGATATTTACGAAATAATAAAGGCGGAGGATATTGGAAATTTTATAAAGATATTCCTGATAGTTGGGAAATTAAATATGGCAACTTGAAATTTTCAATTCATCCTACGGGTTTTAAACATACCGGTTTATTTCCGGAACAAGCTGTTAATTGGGATTGGATTTCAAAAAAAATTAAATCTTCGACCAAAGATGTAAAAGTATTAAATTTATTTGCATATACAGGTGGAGCAAGTTGTGCAGCTTCAAACGCAGGAGCAAGTGAGGTTGTTCATGTGGATGCTGCAAAAGGGATGGTTCGTTGGGCAAAAGAAAACAGTATTCTTTCCGGATTAGAAAACAATAAATTTCGTTTTTTAACAGATGATGTATTCAAATTTATCGAAAAAGAGATTCGACGAGGAAATAAGTATGATGCGATTATTATGGATCCTCCTTCTTATGGAAGAGGACCAAAAGGAGAAATTTGGAAGATTGAGAACAAATTTAACGAGTTGTTACAACGTATCAAAAAAATATTAACAGACGATTTTTTGTTTGTTCTTATTAATTGTTATACAACAGGCTTTTCAAATATTGCTTTAGAAAATATTGTGAAGATAGAATTTTCTGATATGAATAGAAATATTTATTCGGGACAAACGTTATTACCAATTACTTCAGGAGATTTGTATTTGCCTTGTGGAATTTATTGTAGAGTAGAATAG
- a CDS encoding GatB/YqeY domain-containing protein, protein MTLKDRLTDDLKEAMKNKEQVRKSVVTLIRAGIKQCEVDTRQELTDEDIISLISKQLKQRKDALVDFEKANRTDLIEQTNQEIAILENYLPEQLDDVELKEIITKVVEEVGATSMKDMGKVMAKTISLVQGRADGKRINAMVKQILG, encoded by the coding sequence ATGACTTTAAAGGATCGACTTACAGATGATTTAAAAGAGGCGATGAAAAATAAGGAACAAGTAAGAAAATCCGTTGTCACTTTGATTCGAGCTGGAATTAAGCAATGTGAGGTAGATACTCGTCAAGAGTTGACTGATGAGGACATCATATCCTTAATTTCAAAGCAACTGAAACAAAGAAAGGATGCTTTGGTAGATTTTGAGAAGGCAAATCGTACAGATTTGATTGAACAGACGAATCAAGAGATTGCTATATTAGAAAATTATCTCCCTGAACAACTCGACGATGTTGAGTTAAAAGAGATTATTACTAAAGTTGTAGAAGAAGTTGGAGCGACTTCAATGAAAGATATGGGAAAAGTTATGGCTAAAACTATTTCACTTGTACAAGGAAGAGCAGATGGAAAGAGGATTAACGCCATGGTAAAACAAATATTGGGATAA
- the glmM gene encoding phosphoglucosamine mutase, protein MRKYFGTDGIRGVVGKELTAEIGYRVGAAGAYVFKKNGHCTDENIKVIIGTDTRISKDLLSSAISAGAMSVGANVIDVGIIPTPGVAYLIRKYNADIGIVISASHNPSEYNGIKIFNSNGFKLADEIEEEIEYFIDFPYKIDSIGLGVKLGGITPEEDYITFLTNCIQGNLEGLKLTMDCSNGAAYHIAPEVYSRLGAEVNVIHNSPDGYNINQNCGSTHLEHLQQEVLKNGSDMGIAYDGDADRFLAVDNKGNIVDGDQILLISAAYLKERNRLKNNTLVVTVMSNLGLKLAAKNLGIDLAITNVGDRYVLEKMLKDDYSVGGEQSGHMIFKEFNTTGDGILSSLILCEILKHTGKDLFSLSKIMTVYPQVLYNAKVKAENKAKYLDDDEIQNKIKLIEEKFNGEGRVLIRPSGTEPLIRVMIEGKDYKEIETEAKRLSVFIEDRLS, encoded by the coding sequence ATGAGAAAATACTTTGGAACAGATGGAATAAGAGGGGTTGTAGGTAAGGAGCTTACAGCAGAAATTGGATATAGAGTCGGTGCTGCCGGAGCTTATGTGTTTAAAAAAAACGGACATTGCACAGATGAAAATATTAAAGTGATTATTGGGACGGATACCAGAATTTCAAAAGATTTATTGTCTTCTGCTATTTCGGCGGGAGCCATGAGTGTGGGTGCGAACGTAATTGACGTGGGGATTATTCCAACTCCCGGAGTAGCTTATTTAATACGGAAGTATAATGCTGATATTGGAATTGTGATTTCTGCTTCACATAATCCTTCCGAATATAATGGAATTAAAATTTTCAATTCCAACGGTTTTAAATTGGCAGATGAAATTGAAGAAGAAATTGAATATTTTATTGATTTTCCGTACAAAATAGATAGTATTGGTTTGGGAGTAAAGTTGGGAGGTATTACTCCGGAAGAGGATTATATTACTTTTCTAACGAATTGTATTCAAGGGAATCTTGAAGGATTAAAGTTGACTATGGATTGTAGCAATGGTGCTGCGTACCATATTGCTCCTGAAGTATATAGTCGTTTAGGTGCCGAGGTTAATGTTATTCATAATTCTCCTGATGGATATAATATCAATCAAAATTGTGGGTCAACTCATTTAGAGCATTTACAACAGGAAGTATTAAAAAACGGCTCTGATATGGGAATAGCATACGATGGAGATGCTGATCGATTTTTAGCTGTTGACAACAAAGGAAATATTGTTGATGGGGATCAAATTTTATTAATTTCAGCAGCGTATTTGAAGGAAAGAAATAGACTTAAAAATAACACATTAGTAGTTACGGTGATGAGTAATCTGGGCTTGAAACTAGCTGCTAAAAATTTGGGGATAGATTTAGCAATCACCAATGTAGGAGATAGGTATGTTTTAGAGAAGATGTTGAAAGACGACTATTCTGTTGGTGGGGAACAATCAGGACATATGATATTTAAGGAATTTAATACAACAGGAGATGGAATATTATCCTCATTGATTCTTTGTGAGATTTTGAAACATACAGGTAAGGATTTGTTTTCTTTATCAAAAATAATGACAGTTTATCCTCAAGTTCTTTATAATGCCAAGGTAAAAGCGGAAAACAAGGCCAAGTATTTGGATGATGATGAAATACAAAATAAAATTAAACTAATTGAAGAAAAATTCAATGGAGAGGGCAGAGTTTTGATTCGACCTTCCGGTACAGAACCTTTAATCAGGGTAATGATAGAAGGAAAAGATTATAAAGAAATAGAAACAGAGGCAAAAAGATTATCTGTTTTTATAGAAGATAGATTGTCTTAA
- the rpsU gene encoding 30S ribosomal protein S21, translating into MATEIKVKENESLDSALRRFKRQCALSGVMQEVRKREHYDKPSVKRKKKAEAARKKKR; encoded by the coding sequence GTGGCAACAGAAATTAAAGTAAAAGAAAATGAGTCTTTGGATAGTGCATTAAGAAGATTCAAACGTCAATGTGCTCTTTCCGGAGTTATGCAAGAGGTTAGAAAAAGAGAACATTACGATAAACCAAGCGTGAAAAGAAAGAAAAAAGCAGAAGCAGCAAGAAAGAAAAAAAGATAA
- a CDS encoding MFS transporter has protein sequence MIRTKLLSNKDGIITWCAIVMVIMVMFIQRQYIAVMSDFLMAKYQINISKATRLVNATLYGYAVMQIPMGMLLDYFGVRRVLIISWLVVCISTLVMTVTSCYGTALSMRFFIGVGMASSITSIMKVQTIWFDEHYFSHLSAGMALISNVGNLVATVPLSYLISKIGGQNTMWVISFITMVSVLLLFSFVKDKKEEIPEEINIKTSLSEVLCNRKSWSPIIIMFTFISTSTSLFGFWGIRFFSETYRLSVVDASKYMAFLSLGFMLGAPLVSIMDKIFDRNNKLNLNIFSGIYLLMWIYIMLNRGKPPLYIMPFLFVMMGMVLMFHLLPFTVIKKVNKVKNAGIATATVNSMEFFGSSILNFLIGLIVLRGVSVKNAMTVYLISALVCFISTFFINENFDNSADSVMKVDIFES, from the coding sequence ATGATAAGGACAAAATTATTATCAAATAAGGACGGAATAATTACCTGGTGTGCAATAGTAATGGTGATTATGGTAATGTTTATTCAAAGACAATATATTGCTGTGATGTCTGATTTTTTGATGGCTAAATATCAAATAAATATTTCGAAAGCAACAAGACTAGTAAATGCTACACTATATGGTTATGCTGTTATGCAAATTCCAATGGGAATGTTATTAGATTACTTTGGGGTGAGAAGAGTGTTGATTATATCATGGCTTGTTGTATGTATTTCAACACTCGTTATGACAGTTACTTCCTGCTATGGGACTGCTCTATCTATGAGATTTTTTATAGGTGTTGGTATGGCTTCATCTATTACTTCTATTATGAAAGTTCAAACAATTTGGTTTGATGAACATTATTTTTCACATCTTTCTGCCGGAATGGCACTTATTTCTAATGTTGGTAATCTTGTTGCAACAGTACCCTTATCCTATTTAATTTCTAAGATAGGAGGACAAAACACGATGTGGGTAATATCTTTTATTACTATGGTTTCCGTGTTATTGTTATTTTCTTTTGTAAAAGACAAAAAAGAAGAGATACCGGAAGAGATAAATATAAAAACTTCACTGTCAGAAGTGTTATGCAATAGAAAATCTTGGAGTCCGATTATTATTATGTTTACATTCATCTCTACATCAACTTCTTTATTTGGATTTTGGGGTATTCGATTTTTTTCAGAAACATACCGTTTGTCTGTAGTAGATGCTTCGAAGTATATGGCATTTTTAAGCTTAGGATTTATGTTAGGGGCTCCTTTGGTTTCCATTATGGATAAAATATTCGATAGAAACAACAAACTAAACTTAAACATATTTTCCGGAATATATCTTCTAATGTGGATTTATATTATGCTGAACAGAGGAAAACCACCACTATACATTATGCCGTTTCTTTTTGTTATGATGGGAATGGTACTTATGTTTCATCTTCTACCATTCACTGTTATCAAAAAAGTAAACAAAGTAAAGAATGCCGGAATTGCAACAGCGACAGTAAATTCCATGGAATTTTTTGGCAGTTCTATTTTAAATTTTTTGATAGGATTAATTGTCTTAAGAGGAGTATCAGTAAAAAATGCAATGACAGTATATTTGATTTCAGCATTAGTATGTTTTATATCTACTTTTTTTATCAATGAAAATTTTGATAACTCGGCAGATTCTGTTATGAAAGTAGATATATTTGAATCGTAG
- a CDS encoding ribonuclease E/G, with translation MKKKLIIEDSSFLTKVAYLNQGTVERIEIIKKDYHIKKNQIYQCRVKKNIVSSSGKLVDLGNQELGFLQVNKDLKNGDVVIAQIKKEPISSKLAKLTDDINLSGEYVIYLPYGKEIFLSNKIKNDTRSDKLVKKLSTDFLNIGLIVRTEAIEVDYEQVRDEVERLVDLFNEIMKKKKEGVIGLLYEQDSLSDFFHHFRFDTIDEIISNSQEIISKVKDWARSKKMRPEYIFQEIDLFGSCGISLTKLFSKKYEFGNISIIIEPTEAFTAVDVNSGYQERHCYMDDMALEVNLKSCKYVVDLIIKKNISGIILIDFIDMKKHGYQEKLLRRLREEFRRDIKKVSVLNITSLGIVQVIRQREKENIMDMISFSCPLCSGSGYLKSPLILLDELEVELRKYLYHRELKKGNILVLAPGYMKSYFDKNQSFLESKYGVSMNIKYEDYMNGVKLL, from the coding sequence ATGAAGAAAAAATTAATTATCGAAGATAGTTCTTTCTTAACGAAGGTAGCATATTTGAATCAAGGTACTGTTGAAAGAATTGAGATTATAAAGAAAGACTATCATATTAAAAAAAATCAAATTTATCAATGTAGAGTAAAAAAAAATATTGTATCTTCCAGCGGTAAGCTGGTAGATTTAGGAAATCAAGAATTGGGTTTTTTGCAAGTTAATAAAGATTTAAAAAATGGGGATGTGGTAATAGCACAAATAAAGAAGGAGCCTATTTCCAGCAAACTTGCAAAGCTAACCGATGATATTAATCTATCAGGAGAGTATGTAATATATCTTCCGTATGGAAAAGAGATATTTCTATCGAATAAAATAAAAAATGATACTCGTTCCGACAAACTAGTGAAGAAGCTTAGTACGGACTTTTTGAACATAGGTTTAATTGTACGAACTGAGGCTATTGAGGTGGATTATGAACAGGTAAGGGACGAAGTAGAGCGCTTAGTAGACCTTTTTAATGAAATAATGAAAAAAAAGAAAGAAGGAGTGATTGGATTACTTTATGAACAAGATTCTTTGTCAGATTTTTTTCATCACTTTCGATTTGATACAATAGATGAAATTATTTCAAATAGCCAAGAAATTATTTCAAAAGTCAAAGATTGGGCTCGTTCAAAAAAGATGCGTCCTGAATATATATTTCAGGAAATAGACCTATTTGGCAGTTGTGGAATTTCGCTAACAAAATTATTTTCTAAAAAATATGAGTTTGGAAATATTAGTATTATCATAGAACCTACAGAAGCATTTACAGCGGTGGATGTCAATAGTGGATATCAGGAAAGACATTGTTATATGGATGATATGGCTTTGGAAGTGAATCTTAAGTCGTGTAAATATGTAGTAGATTTAATTATCAAAAAAAATATTTCAGGAATTATTTTAATTGATTTTATTGATATGAAAAAACATGGATATCAAGAAAAACTTTTGCGTCGATTGAGAGAAGAGTTTAGAAGAGATATCAAAAAAGTTAGCGTGCTGAATATTACTTCCCTAGGAATTGTTCAAGTGATTAGACAACGAGAAAAAGAAAATATTATGGATATGATTTCTTTTTCTTGTCCTTTGTGCTCAGGAAGTGGGTATTTGAAATCTCCACTTATTTTATTGGATGAATTGGAAGTAGAATTAAGAAAGTATTTGTATCATAGAGAATTAAAAAAAGGAAATATTTTAGTTTTAGCGCCTGGTTATATGAAAAGTTATTTTGATAAAAATCAATCTTTTTTGGAATCTAAATATGGTGTTAGTATGAATATTAAATATGAAGATTATATGAATGGAGTCAAATTATTGTAG
- a CDS encoding IS30 family transposase: MEYNNTTANSRKNKHLNDFERGQIQLLHNKGYSAYKIAKELRRASNTIRNELKRGTVTQIKGIHDVQVYYPDTGKLVYEKNRKNCKKKFKALKCSKYLDFVKQKFNEEKWSLDAICGYAKLNKLYEGQRVCTKTLYNYVDIGLIGIKSIDLPLRVKRKPAKKRVKENKRKLGKSIEERPQEIETRKTFGNWEIDTVIPKKNKEEASLITITERKSRMELILKLNRRKASIVNETLKNTLNRLKEPQKIFRSITSDNGLEFAKLCELEKTYIGNIYYCHPNNPQERGTNEKHNSLIRRFLPKGKSLNDYEEEHYIKIMNWMNNLPRKILNYRTPIEVFIEELNNLGLLDDNEELVQFDIAI, translated from the coding sequence ATGGAATATAATAATACTACAGCAAATTCAAGAAAAAATAAACATTTAAACGATTTCGAAAGAGGACAAATTCAACTTCTGCATAATAAAGGATATTCAGCATACAAAATAGCAAAAGAACTTCGTAGAGCATCCAACACCATAAGAAATGAGTTAAAAAGAGGTACAGTAACTCAAATAAAAGGAATACATGATGTACAAGTATATTATCCGGATACAGGTAAGTTAGTATATGAGAAGAATCGAAAAAATTGCAAAAAGAAATTTAAAGCCTTGAAATGTAGCAAATATTTAGACTTTGTAAAGCAAAAGTTTAATGAAGAAAAATGGTCGTTAGATGCAATTTGTGGATATGCAAAGTTAAATAAGCTATATGAAGGTCAAAGAGTCTGCACCAAGACATTATACAATTATGTAGATATAGGTCTAATAGGAATAAAATCTATTGATTTGCCCTTAAGAGTGAAAAGAAAACCGGCTAAAAAACGAGTAAAAGAAAACAAAAGAAAACTTGGAAAAAGTATAGAAGAAAGACCGCAAGAAATAGAAACAAGAAAAACATTTGGAAATTGGGAAATAGATACAGTAATACCAAAGAAAAACAAAGAAGAAGCATCATTAATAACCATAACAGAAAGAAAAAGTCGAATGGAACTAATCTTAAAATTAAACAGAAGAAAAGCATCCATAGTAAATGAAACATTAAAGAACACATTGAACAGATTGAAGGAACCACAAAAAATATTTAGAAGCATAACAAGTGATAACGGCTTAGAGTTTGCGAAATTATGTGAACTTGAAAAAACATATATAGGAAACATCTATTACTGTCATCCCAATAATCCCCAGGAAAGAGGAACAAATGAAAAGCACAATAGCCTAATCAGAAGATTTCTACCGAAAGGAAAATCATTAAATGATTATGAAGAAGAACACTATATAAAGATAATGAATTGGATGAACAATTTGCCAAGAAAAATCCTAAATTACCGCACTCCTATAGAAGTTTTTATAGAAGAACTAAATAACTTAGGACTTTTAGATGATAATGAGGAATTAGTTCAATTTGATATTGCAATTTAA
- a CDS encoding ACT domain-containing protein has product MRKFLVIDTSALPDIYEKVLYAKELLRMKEVKGINEAVRLAGISRSTFYKYKDYVFSLSESTLTKKATIHFMLKHEKGILASILQILADSKANILTINQNIPIHNTADLSITFDMKNMDIQIEEILEEISALDGVVNVEIIALE; this is encoded by the coding sequence ATGAGAAAATTTTTAGTTATTGACACATCAGCTTTGCCGGATATTTATGAGAAAGTATTATATGCAAAAGAGTTATTGCGGATGAAAGAAGTAAAAGGAATTAATGAAGCTGTTCGTTTAGCAGGGATATCAAGAAGTACTTTTTACAAGTACAAAGATTATGTATTTTCTTTGTCTGAGTCTACATTGACTAAGAAGGCAACAATACATTTTATGTTAAAACATGAGAAGGGTATCTTAGCAAGTATTTTACAAATATTGGCCGACAGTAAGGCTAATATTTTGACAATTAATCAAAATATTCCTATTCATAATACAGCAGATCTTTCCATCACATTTGATATGAAAAATATGGATATACAAATTGAAGAAATTTTAGAAGAAATATCTGCTTTGGATGGTGTTGTGAATGTTGAGATAATTGCTTTGGAATAA